From Micromonospora sp. NBC_01699, a single genomic window includes:
- a CDS encoding aspartate aminotransferase family protein has product MATDDLLARHRAVLPSWMPLYYEEPIELVSGSGRRVTDSTGRSYLDFFGGVLTNMIGYDIAEVRDAVAGQLGTGLVHTSTLYLIRQQVELAEKIARLSGIPDARVFFTNSGTEANEAALLVATNFRRSHQILAVRNSYHGRSYATMGITGHRSWSASSLNPLQVSWLHSGDRMRGLLARLDPDERLDAAVDDLREVLATQTSGDVACLIAEPIQGVGGFVHPPDGLLGAYKKVLDESGILLISDEVQTGWGRTGEHFWGYQAHDVVPDLLTFAKGIGNGFALAGVVGRAPVLEAVQGISFSTFGGNPISTAAGNAVLDYLLDHDLQGNAERVGAILREGLVEVARGYDIVGEVRGKGLMLAIEFVRPGSREPDPANAVRVFEECRRGGLLVGKGGLYGNVLRMGPPLTLTEAEAREGLEILHTAITTASTH; this is encoded by the coding sequence ATGGCCACCGACGACCTGCTGGCGCGGCACCGAGCCGTGCTGCCGTCCTGGATGCCGCTCTACTACGAGGAGCCGATCGAGCTGGTCTCGGGCTCGGGGCGCCGGGTCACCGACTCGACCGGACGCAGCTACCTGGACTTCTTCGGCGGTGTACTGACCAACATGATCGGCTACGACATCGCCGAGGTCCGCGACGCGGTCGCCGGCCAGCTCGGCACCGGCCTGGTGCACACCTCCACCCTCTACCTGATCCGTCAGCAGGTCGAGCTGGCCGAGAAGATCGCCCGGCTCTCCGGCATCCCGGACGCGCGGGTCTTCTTCACCAACTCCGGCACCGAGGCGAACGAGGCGGCGCTGCTCGTCGCCACCAACTTCCGCCGGTCGCACCAGATCCTCGCCGTGCGCAACAGCTACCACGGCCGGTCGTACGCGACCATGGGCATCACCGGCCACCGGAGCTGGTCGGCGAGTTCGCTGAACCCGTTGCAGGTGAGCTGGCTGCACTCCGGCGACCGGATGCGCGGGCTGCTTGCCCGGCTGGACCCGGACGAGCGCCTCGACGCGGCAGTGGACGACCTGCGCGAGGTGCTGGCCACCCAGACCAGTGGGGACGTGGCCTGCCTGATCGCCGAGCCGATCCAGGGCGTGGGCGGGTTCGTCCACCCACCGGACGGTCTGCTGGGCGCGTACAAGAAGGTGCTCGACGAGTCGGGCATCCTGCTCATCTCCGACGAGGTGCAGACCGGCTGGGGGCGTACCGGGGAACACTTCTGGGGCTACCAGGCGCACGACGTCGTGCCCGACCTGCTCACCTTCGCCAAGGGCATCGGCAACGGGTTCGCCCTGGCCGGGGTGGTCGGGCGGGCGCCGGTGCTGGAGGCGGTCCAGGGGATCAGCTTCTCCACCTTCGGCGGCAACCCGATCTCCACCGCCGCCGGCAACGCGGTGCTGGACTACCTGCTCGACCACGACCTACAGGGCAACGCCGAGCGGGTCGGCGCGATCCTGCGCGAGGGCCTGGTCGAGGTGGCCCGCGGGTACGACATCGTCGGCGAGGTACGCGGCAAGGGCCTGATGCTGGCGATCGAGTTCGTCCGGCCGGGTAGCCGAGAACCCGACCCGGCAAACGCCGTACGGGTCTTCGAGGAGTGCCGCCGAGGCGGACTACTCGTCGGCAAGGGCGGCCTCTACGGCAACGTACTCCGAATGGGCCCACCCCTCACCCTCACCGAAGCAGAGGCCCGAGAGGGCCTGGAAATCCTCCACACCGCCATCACCACCGCCTCCACCCACTAA